From Gallus gallus isolate bGalGal1 chromosome 14, bGalGal1.mat.broiler.GRCg7b, whole genome shotgun sequence, one genomic window encodes:
- the GPR146 gene encoding probable G-protein coupled receptor 146 isoform X1 — translation MESGEDWPRPGWGLSAFAGRKASTEKLVTSREDTRAEITMWSCETLNSTDNREDQHLCQDFHFVLSIFSLLYLIICFPIGLCYNGLLVLVNLYNKATMTMPDVYFVNMAIAGLIINALAPMYLLGLANTKWAIWNSNNEVYITLLILFNVSSLVTMYSTTLLSLDYYIERALPRTYMSSVYNTKHVCGFIWGGAMLTSFSSLLFYVCNHVSTKIIECSKMQNKEAADAIMVFIGYVVPAVAVLYALILILRIRKEATPLDQDTGRLDPSVHRLLIATVCTQFTLWTPYYVTLLVSTFTYARGRPADENYSRILHFTKILSKFLAFSSSFVMPLLYRYINKNFPNKLRRLLKKIHCGNQGCSHERTVVQQVMT, via the exons ATGGAGAGTGGTGAGGACTGGCCCAGGCCAGGCTGGGGGCTCAGTGCCTTTGCGGGGAGAAAAGCCAGCACAG aaaagCTGGTAACCAGCAGAGAAGACACAAGAGCTGAAATCACTATGTGGAGCTGTGAAACCTTAAACAGTACTGACAACCGCGAGGACCAGCATCTCTGCCAGGACTTCCACTTTGTGCTATCCATCTTTTCCCTACTCTACCTCATTATATGTTTCCCAATCGGCCTTTGCTACAACGGCCTGCTGGTCCTGGTCAACCTGTACAACAAAGCCACCATGACGATGCCCGATGTTTACTTTGTCAATATGGCCATCGCCGGCCTCATCATCAACGCTCTGGCACCGATGTACCTCCTAGGTCTTGCCAACACAAAATGGGCCATCTGGAATTCTAACAATGAAGTTTATATCACCTTGCTTATTTTGTTCAACGTCTCATCTTTAGTTACCATGTACTCCACGACATTACTCAGTCTGGACTACTACATCGAGCGCGCTCTACCCAGAACTTACATGTCCAGCGTGTACAACACCAAGCACGTCTGTGGGTTCATATGGGGTGGAGCCATGCTCACAAGTTTCTCATCCCTTCTATTCTACGTCTGCAACCACGTATCCACTAAAATAATCGAATGCTCCAAGATGCAGAACAAAGAGGCCGCGGATGCCATCATGGTGTTCATTGGGTACGTCGTTCCGGCTGTGGCGGTGCTGTATGCACTTATTCTGATCTTGCGGATACGCAAAGAGGCGACACCACTGGATCAAGACACTGGACGATTAGATCCATCGGTGCACAGGCTTTTGATTGCCACAGTCTGTACACAGTTCACCTTATGGACACCCTATTACGTTACCCTTTTGGTAAGCACGTTTACTTATGCACGAGGAAGACCTGCAGATGAAAACTACAGTCGGATATTACATTTTACCAAGATTTTATCCAAATTCTTGGCTTTCTCGAGCAGCTTTGTAATGCCTTTGCTTTATAGATACATTAACAAAAACTTTCCCAACAAATTGCGACGGTTGCTTAAAAAGATCCACTGTGGGAATCAGGGCTGTTCTCACGAACGCACAGTAGTACAGCAGGTCATGACGTAG
- the GPR146 gene encoding probable G-protein coupled receptor 146 isoform X2, translated as MWSCETLNSTDNREDQHLCQDFHFVLSIFSLLYLIICFPIGLCYNGLLVLVNLYNKATMTMPDVYFVNMAIAGLIINALAPMYLLGLANTKWAIWNSNNEVYITLLILFNVSSLVTMYSTTLLSLDYYIERALPRTYMSSVYNTKHVCGFIWGGAMLTSFSSLLFYVCNHVSTKIIECSKMQNKEAADAIMVFIGYVVPAVAVLYALILILRIRKEATPLDQDTGRLDPSVHRLLIATVCTQFTLWTPYYVTLLVSTFTYARGRPADENYSRILHFTKILSKFLAFSSSFVMPLLYRYINKNFPNKLRRLLKKIHCGNQGCSHERTVVQQVMT; from the coding sequence ATGTGGAGCTGTGAAACCTTAAACAGTACTGACAACCGCGAGGACCAGCATCTCTGCCAGGACTTCCACTTTGTGCTATCCATCTTTTCCCTACTCTACCTCATTATATGTTTCCCAATCGGCCTTTGCTACAACGGCCTGCTGGTCCTGGTCAACCTGTACAACAAAGCCACCATGACGATGCCCGATGTTTACTTTGTCAATATGGCCATCGCCGGCCTCATCATCAACGCTCTGGCACCGATGTACCTCCTAGGTCTTGCCAACACAAAATGGGCCATCTGGAATTCTAACAATGAAGTTTATATCACCTTGCTTATTTTGTTCAACGTCTCATCTTTAGTTACCATGTACTCCACGACATTACTCAGTCTGGACTACTACATCGAGCGCGCTCTACCCAGAACTTACATGTCCAGCGTGTACAACACCAAGCACGTCTGTGGGTTCATATGGGGTGGAGCCATGCTCACAAGTTTCTCATCCCTTCTATTCTACGTCTGCAACCACGTATCCACTAAAATAATCGAATGCTCCAAGATGCAGAACAAAGAGGCCGCGGATGCCATCATGGTGTTCATTGGGTACGTCGTTCCGGCTGTGGCGGTGCTGTATGCACTTATTCTGATCTTGCGGATACGCAAAGAGGCGACACCACTGGATCAAGACACTGGACGATTAGATCCATCGGTGCACAGGCTTTTGATTGCCACAGTCTGTACACAGTTCACCTTATGGACACCCTATTACGTTACCCTTTTGGTAAGCACGTTTACTTATGCACGAGGAAGACCTGCAGATGAAAACTACAGTCGGATATTACATTTTACCAAGATTTTATCCAAATTCTTGGCTTTCTCGAGCAGCTTTGTAATGCCTTTGCTTTATAGATACATTAACAAAAACTTTCCCAACAAATTGCGACGGTTGCTTAAAAAGATCCACTGTGGGAATCAGGGCTGTTCTCACGAACGCACAGTAGTACAGCAGGTCATGACGTAG